One window of the Salminus brasiliensis chromosome 1, fSalBra1.hap2, whole genome shotgun sequence genome contains the following:
- the LOC140537081 gene encoding sulfotransferase 2B1-like, which translates to MASEELYLFYHGLPVPKIAHTEESLKNLETFKVKDDDVFGVTYPKSGTTWMQEIIPLLLNGGDLTPVEGIPNWDRVPWLEETRISLVVDKLKSPRAMVTHMPYHLMPASFYSSKAKVIYIARNPKDIVVSSFFFHQMASFLDDPGTFEEFLDKFLAGQVLFGKWTDHVKSWRDTDLGDRVLYITYEELIQDLRGGLERMLRFLGRQMSDDALDRITEHCLFKNMKDNKMSNYSLVSQDLMDNNKSPFLRKGIAGDWKNHFSPELEAKFNAVIREEMEGSGIMFPWDEE; encoded by the exons ATGGCAAGCGAGGAGCTGTATTTGTTCTACCATGGACTTCCTGTACCCAAGATTGCTCATACAGAGGAGAGCCTGAAGAATTTGGAGACGTTCAAAGTTAAGGATGATGACGTATTTGGTGTTACATATCCCAAGTCTG GTACAACATGGATGCAAGAAATCATTCCCTTGCTGCTCAATGGAGGGGATCTTACCCCAGTGGAGGGCATTCCGAACTGGGACAGGGTTCCTTGGCTTGAGGAGACACGCATTTCCTTGGTGGTGGACAAGCTAAAGTCTCCACGGGCCATGGTGACCCACATGCCTTATCACCTGATGCCTGCCTCCTTCTACTCTTCTAAGGCTAAG GTAATTTACATTGCAAGAAACCCAAAAGATATAGTGgtgtcttcttttttcttccacCAAATGGCCAGCTTTCTGGATGATCCAGGAACGTTTGAAGAATTCCTGGACAAGTTCCTAGCCGGGCAGG TTCTTTTTGGAAAGTGGACTGATCATGTGAAGAGCTGGAGAGACACAGATCTAGGAGACCGGGTTTTGTACATCACTTATGAGGAGCTGATCCAG GATCTTCGTGGGGGTTTAGAGCGTATGTTGCGCTTCCTTGGTCGACAGATGAGTGACGATGCTCTGGATCGCATCACTGAACATTGTCTATTCAAAaacatgaaagacaacaaaatgtCCAACTACTCACTGGTGTCCCAGGACCTCATGGACAACAACAAGTCTCCTTTTCTCAGAAAAG GGATCGCTGGAGACTGGAAAAATCACTTCAGCCCTGAGTTGGAGGCCAAATTCAACGCAGTCATTCGTGAAGAGATGGAGGGAAGTGGTATTATGTTTCCCTGGGATGaggaataa